The following proteins are encoded in a genomic region of Neomicrococcus aestuarii:
- a CDS encoding aldehyde dehydrogenase family protein: MTLAGDSTATTFGKSPNEELLTTGKSIFIDGVFGPAADGATRVINCPANGQQVALVSEASSADSIRAIEAARKSFDSGVWSSVPSPDRGRFLLRVAARLGERKEEFAQAESLDSGKRIIESRIDMDDIIACFEYFGQLAGKEAGRLVDANDANVLSRVVYEPVGVAAMITPWNYPLLQAAWKIASALAAGCSFVLKPAELTPSTAVLMMDVLRELGLPNGVANLVTGSGASAGAVLSEHPDVDLVSFTGGLITGRKIAASAADTVKKVALELGGKNPNVIFADADFDAAVDNALNGAFVHSGQVCSAGARLLVEESIAEDFVNELVRRASQIVLGGPFDEHAETGPLISAQHLAKVDAYVQAGIAEGARVRCGGRAATEDDGAGLSQGHYYLPTVIDQVNSSMSVAQDEAFGPTVTVETFTTEDEAIAIANDTIYGLAGAVWTQDAGRAQRVAGRLRHGTIWINDYHPYLPQAEWGGFGQSGVGRELGPTGLGEYQEAKHIYQNLSPAVTGWFPAK, encoded by the coding sequence ATGACCTTAGCCGGAGATTCCACCGCAACGACTTTCGGTAAGAGCCCTAATGAAGAGCTCTTGACGACAGGCAAGAGTATCTTCATCGATGGTGTCTTTGGGCCCGCAGCTGACGGTGCAACCCGCGTCATCAACTGCCCTGCAAACGGTCAGCAGGTGGCACTGGTTTCTGAGGCTTCGTCCGCTGATTCCATCCGCGCTATTGAGGCCGCCCGCAAGTCTTTCGATTCCGGCGTGTGGTCTAGCGTTCCGTCTCCGGATCGCGGCCGCTTCTTGTTGCGCGTTGCCGCACGACTCGGTGAGCGTAAAGAAGAATTCGCGCAAGCGGAGAGCCTGGATAGCGGCAAGCGGATCATCGAATCCCGTATTGACATGGATGACATCATCGCGTGCTTCGAGTACTTCGGTCAGTTGGCCGGAAAGGAAGCGGGCCGACTCGTCGACGCGAATGACGCCAACGTCCTCTCCCGCGTGGTCTATGAACCCGTGGGCGTCGCAGCGATGATCACCCCCTGGAACTACCCGCTTTTGCAGGCTGCGTGGAAGATCGCGTCGGCGCTCGCGGCGGGCTGCTCGTTCGTGTTGAAGCCGGCTGAGCTCACGCCGTCCACCGCCGTTTTGATGATGGACGTTTTGCGCGAGTTGGGCTTGCCGAACGGCGTTGCCAACCTGGTGACCGGTAGCGGTGCGTCCGCTGGCGCTGTCCTGTCCGAGCACCCTGATGTGGACCTTGTGTCCTTCACGGGCGGTCTCATCACGGGCCGGAAGATCGCGGCCTCTGCCGCAGACACGGTCAAGAAGGTTGCCCTGGAGCTGGGCGGCAAGAACCCCAACGTGATCTTCGCCGACGCCGATTTCGACGCCGCCGTGGACAACGCCTTGAACGGTGCGTTCGTGCACTCGGGTCAGGTGTGCTCGGCCGGTGCTCGACTCTTGGTGGAGGAATCCATCGCTGAGGACTTCGTCAACGAACTCGTGCGCCGCGCCAGCCAGATTGTCTTGGGCGGCCCGTTCGACGAGCATGCCGAAACCGGTCCGCTGATTTCGGCGCAGCACTTGGCGAAGGTAGATGCGTACGTTCAGGCCGGTATTGCTGAAGGCGCGCGCGTGCGCTGCGGCGGTCGTGCCGCTACGGAGGACGACGGCGCAGGCTTGAGTCAGGGGCATTACTACCTGCCCACAGTCATCGACCAGGTGAATTCCTCGATGTCCGTGGCCCAGGACGAAGCATTCGGACCTACGGTCACGGTGGAAACCTTTACGACCGAAGACGAAGCCATCGCCATTGCGAATGACACGATCTACGGCCTCGCCGGCGCCGTCTGGACGCAAGATGCGGGTCGTGCCCAGCGTGTTGCTGGACGCTTGCGTCACGGCACCATCTGGATCAACGACTACCACCCGTACTTGCCGCAAGCAGAGTGGGGTGGCTTCGGCCAGTCAGGTGTTGGCCGCGAGCTCGGCCCTACCGGCCTTGGCGAATACCAAGAGGCGAAGCACATCTATCAGAACCTCTCCCCGGCGGTAACCGGCTGGTTCCCAGCTAAGTGA
- a CDS encoding GMC family oxidoreductase yields the protein MSIEKTDFDYIVIGGGSAGAAVASRLSEDPSVTVALVEAGPDDRGYDEVLQLNRWMELLESGLDWDYPIEAQEVGNSFMRHARAKVLGGCSSHNSCIAFWAPREDLDEWESKFGATGWNSEMAYRLYKKLETNEDAGPDAPHHGDSGPVKLMNVPAVDPCGVAILDACEQAGIPRAKFNNNETVINGANFFQINRLPDGTRSSSSVAYIHPIKDRENFFLLTGLQARKLNFDENKHCTGVDVVNGAFGRTVTLTAQQEVIVSAGAIDSPKLLMLSGIGPAAHLEEIGVPVLVDAPGVGENLQDHPEGVIQWEAKKPMVETSTQWWEIGVFTPTQEGLDRPDLMMHYGSVPFDMHTLRQGYPTGENTFCLTPNVTHSKSRGTVRLRSTDYRDKPKVDPRYFTDPEGHDIRVMTFGIRKAREIVSQSAMADWAGAEQFPGQDIQTDEEIADYLHRTHNTVYHPAGSVRMGPVEDAMSPLDPELRVKGVTGLRVADASVMPELVTVNPNITVMMIGERCAELVSESRTAHAATVGATA from the coding sequence ATGAGCATTGAAAAAACTGACTTTGACTACATTGTGATTGGCGGCGGCTCGGCGGGAGCCGCAGTGGCGTCCCGCTTGAGCGAGGATCCGTCCGTGACGGTGGCCCTGGTAGAAGCCGGACCGGATGATCGCGGTTATGACGAAGTGCTCCAGCTCAATCGCTGGATGGAACTGCTGGAATCTGGCCTGGACTGGGATTACCCCATTGAGGCTCAAGAGGTCGGTAACTCGTTCATGCGCCACGCTCGCGCGAAGGTCTTGGGCGGCTGTTCTAGCCACAACTCGTGCATCGCTTTCTGGGCGCCTCGCGAAGATCTTGACGAGTGGGAATCGAAGTTCGGAGCCACCGGCTGGAACTCTGAAATGGCTTACCGCCTCTACAAGAAGTTGGAAACCAACGAGGACGCCGGTCCGGACGCCCCGCACCACGGCGATTCCGGTCCCGTGAAGCTCATGAACGTGCCTGCCGTGGACCCGTGCGGTGTCGCGATTCTTGATGCGTGTGAACAAGCCGGGATTCCCCGCGCGAAGTTCAACAACAACGAGACCGTCATCAACGGCGCCAACTTCTTCCAGATCAACCGCCTCCCGGACGGCACCCGCTCGTCCTCGTCGGTGGCCTACATCCACCCCATCAAGGACCGCGAGAACTTCTTCTTGCTCACCGGCTTGCAGGCACGCAAGCTGAACTTCGATGAGAACAAGCACTGCACCGGCGTAGACGTGGTCAACGGCGCGTTTGGTCGCACGGTCACGCTGACCGCCCAGCAGGAGGTCATCGTCTCCGCAGGTGCTATCGATTCTCCGAAGCTGCTCATGCTCTCCGGAATCGGCCCAGCAGCGCACCTTGAAGAAATCGGCGTGCCAGTGCTCGTTGACGCCCCGGGCGTCGGCGAAAACCTGCAGGACCACCCAGAGGGCGTCATCCAGTGGGAAGCCAAGAAGCCCATGGTGGAGACCTCCACGCAGTGGTGGGAGATCGGCGTTTTCACCCCCACCCAAGAGGGCTTGGACCGTCCGGACCTGATGATGCACTACGGTTCCGTCCCGTTTGATATGCATACGCTGCGCCAGGGTTACCCCACCGGCGAGAACACGTTCTGCCTCACCCCGAACGTGACCCACTCGAAGTCCCGCGGCACCGTCCGTTTGCGTAGCACGGATTACCGTGACAAGCCCAAGGTGGACCCTCGCTACTTCACCGATCCCGAAGGCCACGACATCCGCGTGATGACGTTCGGTATCCGCAAGGCCCGTGAGATCGTCTCCCAGTCGGCCATGGCGGACTGGGCTGGAGCGGAACAGTTCCCCGGCCAAGACATCCAGACGGATGAGGAAATCGCAGATTACCTGCACCGCACGCACAACACCGTGTACCACCCAGCAGGGTCGGTTCGCATGGGTCCTGTAGAGGACGCCATGAGCCCGCTTGATCCAGAACTGCGCGTCAAGGGCGTCACGGGATTGCGCGTCGCAGACGCCTCCGTCATGCCTGAGCTCGTGACCGTGAACCCCAACATCACCGTCATGATGATCGGCGAGCGTTGCGCGGAACTCGTGAGTGAATCACGCACGGCACATGCAGCGACTGTAGGGGCAACCGCCTAG
- a CDS encoding BCCT family transporter: MESLFDELRTARSREPRNYTQVGADKWIVGIAGTLALAFIVWGFAAPEGLGETASSALTWVMTNTGWLFVTAAAFFTTFVLVVAMKNFGRIPLGKDGEAPQFSTTSWISMMFATGMGIGLVFYGVGEPLFFYMSPPPGTVDGQTDAALSTAMGTTLFHWTLFPWAMYAIVGLGMAYSCYRMGRPQLFSAMFVPIFGERVVNGWGGKAINILAILATLFGSACSLGLGALQIGGGLQSVGLMENVGSSLLVIIIAVLTALFVASAVSGIERGIQWLSNANMVLALILAVLVFIGGPTLFILNVFPNAIGAFIGDLPEMASRTAASGDVASWLSSWTVFYWAWWVSWAPFVGLFIARISRGRSIRQFVTGVLLVPSIVTLIWFSIFGGGAIGLQERAERAGDMGNALTQMVDGAPDINFDTALFDYLSALALPEWLKITMLVVAVVLIAIFFVTGADSASIVMGSLSENGAEHPSKKAIIFWGTAVGAVAAVMLLAGGDHPAAALNGLKNITIVSALPFVIVMLLLCVAIWRDLSKDPLILQNKVAQEVLEQSVVQGVERHESGEFSLMTAEIAIVNTEFAEPGDDAVVDERPRPSSR, from the coding sequence ATTGAGAGCCTCTTTGATGAGCTCCGCACAGCCCGCAGTCGCGAGCCGCGCAACTACACGCAAGTAGGCGCTGACAAGTGGATCGTGGGCATCGCCGGCACGCTGGCCCTCGCGTTCATCGTGTGGGGCTTCGCAGCTCCCGAAGGCCTCGGCGAAACCGCCAGCTCCGCCCTTACCTGGGTCATGACCAACACCGGCTGGCTCTTCGTGACAGCGGCGGCGTTCTTCACGACCTTCGTCTTGGTGGTGGCGATGAAGAATTTTGGTCGCATCCCGCTGGGCAAGGACGGCGAAGCGCCGCAATTTAGCACCACGTCCTGGATCTCCATGATGTTCGCAACCGGCATGGGCATTGGCCTGGTGTTCTACGGTGTGGGCGAGCCGCTGTTCTTCTACATGTCGCCTCCGCCGGGAACGGTGGACGGGCAGACGGACGCAGCGCTCAGCACCGCGATGGGCACCACGCTCTTCCACTGGACCCTGTTCCCGTGGGCCATGTACGCGATTGTGGGCCTCGGTATGGCGTACAGCTGTTACCGCATGGGGCGCCCGCAGCTTTTCTCCGCGATGTTCGTGCCGATCTTCGGCGAGCGCGTTGTGAACGGTTGGGGCGGCAAAGCCATCAACATTCTGGCCATCTTGGCCACGCTGTTCGGCTCCGCTTGTTCTTTGGGCCTGGGCGCGCTGCAGATCGGTGGCGGTCTGCAGTCCGTGGGGCTGATGGAGAACGTGGGTTCCAGCTTGCTGGTGATCATCATCGCCGTGCTGACCGCACTCTTCGTGGCCTCGGCGGTCTCCGGTATTGAGCGGGGCATCCAGTGGCTCTCCAACGCCAACATGGTGCTGGCCTTGATCCTCGCGGTCCTCGTGTTCATCGGCGGACCGACGCTCTTCATCCTCAACGTCTTCCCGAACGCCATCGGCGCCTTCATTGGCGATCTTCCGGAGATGGCCTCGCGCACCGCCGCTTCCGGCGACGTCGCGTCCTGGCTGTCCTCGTGGACCGTCTTCTACTGGGCTTGGTGGGTGTCATGGGCACCGTTCGTGGGCTTGTTTATCGCTCGCATTTCGCGCGGCCGTTCCATCCGCCAGTTCGTCACCGGCGTTCTCCTGGTTCCGTCCATCGTGACGCTGATCTGGTTCTCGATCTTCGGCGGCGGCGCCATTGGCCTGCAAGAGCGTGCCGAGCGCGCGGGGGATATGGGCAACGCGCTGACGCAGATGGTGGATGGCGCACCGGATATCAACTTTGATACCGCGCTGTTCGACTACTTGAGCGCGCTCGCGCTGCCCGAGTGGCTGAAAATCACCATGTTGGTGGTGGCTGTGGTCCTGATTGCGATCTTCTTCGTGACCGGCGCTGACTCCGCGTCGATCGTGATGGGTTCCTTGAGCGAGAACGGTGCTGAGCACCCGTCCAAGAAGGCCATCATCTTCTGGGGTACCGCGGTGGGTGCGGTGGCTGCTGTCATGCTGCTTGCCGGCGGCGATCATCCCGCGGCCGCTCTGAACGGCCTGAAGAACATCACGATTGTTTCGGCCCTGCCGTTCGTGATTGTGATGCTCCTGCTGTGCGTGGCCATTTGGCGCGACCTCAGCAAGGATCCGCTGATCCTGCAGAACAAGGTGGCTCAAGAGGTTCTGGAGCAGTCCGTGGTTCAGGGCGTTGAGCGCCACGAGTCCGGCGAGTTCAGCCTCATGACCGCCGAAATCGCGATCGTGAACACCGAGTTCGCAGAGCCGGGGGATGACGCCGTGGTGGATGAGCGCCCGCGCCCGTCCTCGCGCTAG
- a CDS encoding GntR family transcriptional regulator has protein sequence MADIAYERILHMLVTLRIYPGDPIHDEAIIKELGIGRTPVREALKRLEVDKLVVTFPKRGTFATRVEVSDLAYVSEIRQQLEPMAAARAARVATQATRDRLRETLQDIQNFDIEGSTATDILTFDANVHREIYSASGNPYLEDVLVRQSNLATRIWCLVLDKLPRLTNHVEEHLALLQAIIDGDEQLAADRAAAHVKEFEVAVRTALLDV, from the coding sequence ATGGCAGATATTGCGTACGAGCGGATCCTTCACATGCTCGTGACGCTGCGCATCTATCCTGGCGACCCCATCCATGATGAGGCAATCATCAAGGAGCTCGGAATCGGCCGCACTCCCGTGCGTGAGGCACTCAAGCGCCTCGAAGTGGACAAGCTCGTAGTCACCTTCCCCAAGCGCGGAACGTTCGCGACGCGCGTTGAGGTCAGCGACCTCGCGTACGTCTCCGAGATCCGGCAACAGCTCGAGCCCATGGCCGCAGCCCGCGCCGCGCGCGTGGCCACACAGGCCACTCGCGATCGCCTCCGGGAAACGCTTCAGGACATCCAAAACTTCGATATTGAGGGTTCCACCGCCACGGACATTCTGACGTTCGATGCCAACGTGCACCGCGAAATCTACAGCGCCTCCGGAAACCCGTACCTCGAAGACGTCCTGGTCCGCCAAAGCAACCTTGCCACCCGCATCTGGTGCTTGGTCCTGGACAAGCTGCCCCGACTCACCAACCACGTCGAGGAACACCTCGCCCTGCTCCAAGCGATCATCGACGGCGACGAACAGCTCGCCGCCGACCGCGCGGCCGCCCACGTCAAGGAGTTCGAAGTCGCCGTCCGCACGGCGCTCCTCGACGTCTAA